One region of Camelina sativa cultivar DH55 chromosome 6, Cs, whole genome shotgun sequence genomic DNA includes:
- the LOC104790007 gene encoding F-box protein PP2-B1-like has product MEQIHSGGGGGGSSSRRSEEIAVTTRFDTLPEDCISMLISHTSPRDACVVASVSKTVKSAAQSDFVWEMFLPPEHSSLVVPRSADHLSKKEIFLSLADGSVLIEDGKKSFWLEKASGKKCYMLSAMDLKIVWGDSSAYWRWITVPESKFEKVAELRNVCWFEVRGKISCGLLSKGTHYSVYVVFKRAHNRSYGFDSVPVEAGVGFVGKEATKRSVFLESGGVEDSRSDFGYSGISYAMVSRAFRMRRPWMRGAWREHEEEEEEEDEGVRKSDRRNVEEIKERGDGWSEVELGKFYINDGGCDEDSDEIEISMMETENGHWKSGLIIQGFELRPERRN; this is encoded by the exons ATGGAGCAAATTCAcagcggcggaggaggaggagggagtaGTAGTAGACGGAGCGAAGAGATCGCTGTGACGACACGATTCGATACATTGCCGGAAGATTGTATCTCGATGCTGATATCACACACTAGTCCACGAGACGCTTGCGTTGTGGCTTCGGTTTCGAAAACTGTGAAATCGGCGGCTCAGTCTGATTTTGTTTGGGAGATGTTTCTTCCGCCGGAGCACTCGTCACTTGTTGTTCCTCGATCGGCGGATCATTTGTCgaagaaagagatatttttatCTCTCGCTGATGGTTCTGTTTTGATTGAAGATGGCAAAAAG AGCTTTTGGTTGGAGAAAGCTAGTGGGAAGAAGTGTTACATGTTATCAGCTATGGATTTGAAGATCGTTTGGGGAGATTCTTCTGCTTATTGGCGATGGATTACAGTTCCCGAGTCTAA GTTTGAGAAAGTGGCTGAGTTGCGTAATGTGTGTTGGTTTGAGGTTCGTGGGAAGATAAGTTGCGGATTGTTATCGAAAGGGACACATTACTCGGTTTACGTAGTGTTCAAGAGGGCGCATAATAGATCATACGGGTTTGATTCTGTACCTGTGGAAGCTGGAGTTGGTTTTGTGGGCAAAGAAGCTACCAAGAGATCAGTGTTTCTTGAATCCGGTGGGGTGGAGGACTCACGCAGCGATTTTGGTTACTCGGGGATTTCGTACGCGATGGTTTCTAGAGCGTTTAGGATGAGGCGGCCGTGGATGCGTGGGGCTTGGAGAGaacatgaagaagaggaagaagaagaagatgaaggagtgAGGAAGAGTGATAGGAGGAATGTGGAGGAGATAAAGGAGAGAGGAGATGGGTGGAGTGAAGTGGAGCTTGGGAAGTTTTACATCAATGATGGAGGTTGTGATGAAGACAGTGATGAGATTGAGATTAGTATGATGGAGACTGAGAATGGACATTGGAAGAGTGGTTTGATTATTCAGGGATTTGAGTTAAGGCCtgaaagaagaaactga